A region from the Mucilaginibacter sp. CSA2-8R genome encodes:
- a CDS encoding homoserine kinase, producing the protein MEQEIQKEAIPASVDAASDNLVLNHLVPGTEVKVFAPATVANVVCGFDILGFAVNEPGDEVVMRVTAQPGITISKITGDNGRLPLDPAKNTVSVSVLHYLQSIGRTDLGMDIELHKKMPIGSGLGSSSASTVAGLFAAKTLLGDERDMAKLLPFAIKGEEMACGHGHADNVAPALLGGFVLIRSYEPLDVIRLPHPSGLHCAVVFPDVDVPTREARQIIRNKIAMKDAVTQWGNIAGLVSGLYTQDIDLIGRSMQDVLVEPVRSILIPDFYTMRQLAMEAGAVSFGISGSGPSVFAFTRDEATARLITQKLQQHLAGIKIDSQAYVSTINDAGPRVL; encoded by the coding sequence ATGGAACAGGAAATACAAAAAGAGGCGATACCTGCCAGCGTTGATGCTGCTAGTGATAATTTGGTACTAAACCATCTGGTACCCGGCACCGAAGTAAAAGTTTTTGCACCGGCTACCGTTGCTAACGTGGTTTGCGGTTTTGATATATTGGGCTTTGCCGTAAACGAACCCGGCGATGAGGTGGTAATGCGGGTTACTGCTCAGCCCGGTATTACCATCAGCAAAATAACCGGCGATAATGGGCGGCTGCCGCTCGACCCGGCTAAGAATACCGTAAGTGTAAGCGTACTGCATTATTTGCAAAGCATTGGCCGAACCGATTTAGGGATGGATATTGAACTGCACAAAAAAATGCCTATCGGCAGTGGTTTAGGCTCAAGTTCGGCCAGTACCGTGGCTGGTTTGTTTGCTGCCAAAACTCTGTTAGGCGATGAGCGCGATATGGCCAAACTGTTACCATTTGCCATAAAAGGCGAAGAAATGGCATGCGGGCATGGCCATGCCGATAACGTAGCACCAGCCTTATTGGGTGGGTTTGTACTCATACGCAGCTATGAGCCATTAGATGTGATCCGTTTGCCGCACCCATCAGGATTACATTGTGCGGTGGTTTTTCCGGATGTGGATGTGCCTACCCGCGAAGCCAGACAAATTATCCGCAATAAGATAGCCATGAAAGATGCTGTTACCCAATGGGGTAATATTGCTGGTTTGGTAAGCGGTTTGTACACGCAGGATATTGACCTGATAGGCCGCAGCATGCAGGATGTACTGGTGGAGCCGGTGCGGTCTATCCTCATTCCTGATTTTTACACCATGCGCCAGCTGGCTATGGAGGCCGGTGCCGTGAGTTTTGGTATTTCGGGCTCAGGACCATCAGTATTCGCCTTTACCCGCGACGAGGCTACTGCCCGCCTGATTACCCAAAAGCTGCAACAGCACCTGGCCGGAATCAAAATTGATTCGCAGGCTTATGTATCAACCATTAACGATGCCGGGCCGCGTGTGCTTTAA
- the thrA gene encoding bifunctional aspartate kinase/homoserine dehydrogenase I, whose product MKVLKFGGTSVGTAQSIEAVMNIVRQEHRSSKGLVVVLSAMSGVTNLLVEMADRAAAGDDFAKYLAALEIRHFEVVKQLLDIPHQNPVYTRLKIYFNQLEDLLQGVMVLRELTPKTRDLILSYGERCSTLLISRMALQYFTDAVYVDATEVIKTDSAFGQARVNTQLTELLIQGLASENAGKVLFVTGFIASNDAGQVTTLGRGGSDYTAAIFGAALNASEIQIWTDVNGMMTADPRIVKKAFSLPELSYTEAMELSYFGAKVIYPPTMTPAFLKRIPIVIKNTFDTAFAGTVIRHDCNGSNLPIKGISSIENISIINLQGSGMVGKAGFSGRLFSLLAREQINVMLITQSSSEHSITFAVQPADAEKACRLIEQEFELELGARKLENPVIESSLAVLAIVGENMKQTPGMSGRLFHALGRNGINVRAIAQGSSEYNISVIISAHDLAKAVNAVHDAFFVQFNKTLNVFCLGTGNIGKTMFKQLMQHTEFLEKNNSIQVKIAGISNTRKMTFNAEGLDLNTWQQDLDTDGETADLDEFVDRMKRMNLPNCVFVDNTASPKPIAYYKGIFESTISIVTCNKIGNSGEYSQYKGFKDAARKHGVDFFYETNVGAGLPIIRTLKDLMVSGDRVQKIEAILSGTISYIFNNFKGDASFHDVVLSAQEKGYTEPDPRDDLSGKDFMRKILILARDAGYHMEAEDVQIENMLPQACLDAQNVPDFYAALKANDEYFNNIKQQAESSGKVLRYIGKLDDGKASITLQMVDESHPFFSMSGSDNIIAFTTDRYRERPMVVKGPGAGAEVTAAGVFADLINVGAN is encoded by the coding sequence ATGAAAGTTTTAAAGTTTGGAGGCACATCAGTAGGTACAGCGCAAAGTATTGAAGCTGTAATGAACATTGTTAGGCAGGAACACCGAAGCAGCAAAGGTTTGGTTGTGGTGTTATCGGCCATGAGCGGCGTAACCAATTTACTGGTAGAGATGGCCGACAGGGCTGCCGCCGGTGATGACTTTGCCAAATACCTGGCCGCGCTCGAAATAAGGCATTTTGAAGTAGTTAAGCAATTGCTGGATATACCGCATCAAAACCCGGTGTATACCCGCTTAAAAATATACTTTAATCAGCTCGAAGATTTGCTGCAGGGAGTTATGGTGTTGCGCGAGCTTACACCCAAAACACGCGACCTGATTTTAAGTTACGGTGAACGTTGCTCTACATTGTTAATTAGCCGGATGGCTTTACAATACTTTACAGATGCCGTATATGTTGATGCTACCGAAGTAATTAAAACTGACAGTGCCTTTGGTCAGGCCCGGGTAAACACGCAGCTAACCGAACTGTTAATACAGGGTTTAGCCAGCGAAAATGCCGGCAAAGTATTATTTGTAACCGGTTTTATTGCCAGCAATGATGCCGGCCAGGTAACCACCCTGGGCCGCGGCGGAAGCGACTACACTGCGGCTATTTTTGGTGCAGCGCTAAACGCATCAGAAATACAGATATGGACGGATGTAAACGGTATGATGACGGCCGACCCACGCATCGTGAAAAAGGCTTTCTCTTTACCCGAGCTGTCTTATACCGAAGCTATGGAGCTGTCTTATTTTGGTGCCAAGGTAATTTATCCGCCAACCATGACTCCGGCTTTCCTGAAACGGATTCCAATCGTCATCAAAAATACGTTTGATACCGCGTTTGCAGGGACCGTAATCCGTCATGATTGTAATGGCTCTAACCTGCCTATCAAGGGTATATCCTCTATCGAAAACATCAGCATCATTAACCTGCAAGGCAGTGGTATGGTGGGTAAAGCTGGCTTTAGCGGGCGCTTGTTCTCCTTGCTGGCGCGTGAGCAAATCAACGTGATGCTGATTACCCAATCATCATCAGAGCATAGCATCACCTTTGCTGTACAACCTGCCGATGCCGAAAAGGCCTGCCGACTAATAGAGCAGGAGTTTGAATTGGAGCTGGGTGCCCGCAAGCTGGAAAACCCGGTTATTGAGTCGAGCCTGGCCGTATTGGCCATTGTGGGCGAAAATATGAAGCAAACGCCTGGTATGTCGGGCCGCTTGTTTCATGCATTGGGCCGTAATGGTATTAACGTCAGGGCTATTGCGCAGGGGTCGTCAGAGTACAACATTTCTGTAATTATCTCGGCACACGATTTAGCCAAAGCGGTCAACGCTGTACACGATGCCTTTTTTGTGCAGTTTAACAAAACGCTCAATGTGTTCTGTCTGGGTACCGGTAACATTGGTAAAACCATGTTTAAGCAGCTAATGCAGCACACCGAGTTTTTAGAAAAAAATAACAGTATACAGGTTAAAATTGCGGGTATCAGCAACACCCGTAAAATGACTTTCAACGCCGAAGGTTTGGACTTAAACACCTGGCAACAAGACTTGGATACCGACGGCGAAACTGCTGACTTGGACGAGTTTGTCGACCGCATGAAGCGCATGAACCTGCCTAACTGCGTTTTTGTAGATAATACTGCCAGCCCTAAGCCCATTGCTTATTACAAAGGTATTTTTGAGTCGACTATATCTATCGTTACCTGTAATAAAATTGGAAATTCGGGCGAGTACAGCCAGTATAAAGGTTTTAAAGATGCAGCCCGTAAGCACGGGGTCGACTTTTTTTACGAAACCAACGTGGGCGCAGGTTTACCTATCATCCGCACACTGAAAGATTTGATGGTGAGCGGCGATCGTGTACAAAAAATTGAAGCTATTTTGTCGGGCACCATCTCTTACATCTTTAACAATTTTAAAGGTGATGCCAGCTTCCACGACGTAGTACTGTCGGCCCAGGAGAAAGGCTACACCGAGCCAGACCCGCGCGATGATTTGAGCGGTAAAGACTTTATGCGTAAAATACTTATCTTGGCGCGTGATGCCGGTTACCACATGGAAGCCGAGGATGTGCAGATTGAAAACATGCTGCCGCAGGCTTGCCTGGATGCCCAAAACGTACCTGATTTTTATGCGGCCCTCAAAGCTAACGACGAGTATTTTAATAACATCAAACAACAGGCCGAAAGCAGCGGAAAGGTGTTGCGCTACATAGGCAAGCTGGATGATGGTAAGGCTTCCATCACCCTGCAAATGGTGGACGAAAGCCATCCTTTCTTCAGCATGTCAGGCAGTGATAACATTATTGCCTTTACTACCGACCGTTATAGAGAGCGCCCTATGGTGGTTAAAGGCCCCGGAGCAGGTGCCGAGGTAACCGCAGCCGGTGTATTTGCCGACCTGATTAACGTAGGCGCTAATTAG
- a CDS encoding HAD family phosphatase, with product MINTIIFDLGAVLIDWNPHHLYRKLITDDEQRQHFLDTICTSDWNEEQDAGRSLKEGTEALISKHPEHEENIRAFYGRWDEMLAGPIQGTVDVFKALKESGKYKIYALSNWSAETFEIAQQKFEFLSWFDGMVVSGHEKIRKPDPAFYQLLLDRYQVKPEEALFIDDNYRNILAAEALGIQSIHFTSAEALKDELVKRDVL from the coding sequence ATGATAAATACTATCATATTTGATTTAGGTGCAGTGTTAATAGACTGGAACCCGCACCACCTGTACCGCAAGCTGATAACCGATGATGAGCAGCGGCAACACTTTTTAGATACTATTTGTACATCAGACTGGAACGAGGAGCAGGATGCAGGGCGCTCTTTGAAAGAAGGTACTGAGGCACTGATAAGTAAGCATCCGGAACACGAAGAAAATATCCGCGCTTTTTATGGTCGCTGGGACGAAATGCTGGCCGGACCCATACAAGGTACAGTTGACGTTTTTAAAGCGCTTAAAGAGAGCGGCAAGTATAAAATATACGCCTTAAGCAACTGGTCGGCCGAAACGTTTGAGATTGCTCAGCAAAAATTCGAGTTTTTAAGCTGGTTTGACGGCATGGTAGTGTCGGGCCACGAAAAAATCCGCAAGCCCGACCCTGCCTTTTATCAGTTATTGTTAGACCGCTACCAGGTAAAACCCGAAGAAGCTTTATTTATTGACGATAACTACCGCAACATTTTAGCTGCCGAAGCCTTAGGTATTCAAAGCATTCATTTTACCTCAGCAGAGGCGTTGAAAGATGAGCTGGTAAAGCGGGATGTTTTATAG
- the metF gene encoding methylenetetrahydrofolate reductase [NAD(P)H] encodes MKITEHINNANGKTLFSFELLPPIKGQSLQGIYNAIDPLMEFNPPFIDVTSSREDLVYKELPNGLLEKVTYRRRPGTVAVCAAIMNKYKVDAVPHLLCGGFTKEETEYALIDLQFLGIDNVLVLRGDARKTDSGFIPTQGGHCYATELLEQVTNMNNGIYLHEYQDSSYKTDFCIGVAAYPEKHFEAPNLKTDFKYLKKKVEGGAQFIVTQMFFDVSKYKAFVNQCRAEGINIPIIPGLKPLTTAKQLINLPKIFHIDIPEDLCDAVHACKSDKEVKEVGIEWMINQCKELVEFGAPVLHFYTMGNAEPTKRIAREIF; translated from the coding sequence ATGAAGATTACTGAGCACATAAACAACGCCAATGGCAAAACACTTTTTTCTTTTGAGCTGCTGCCGCCAATTAAGGGGCAGAGCTTGCAGGGTATTTATAACGCCATCGACCCGTTGATGGAGTTTAACCCGCCATTTATTGATGTTACGTCTTCGCGTGAGGATTTGGTTTATAAAGAACTGCCTAACGGACTGCTCGAAAAGGTAACCTATCGCAGGCGTCCCGGTACGGTGGCGGTTTGTGCCGCCATCATGAACAAGTACAAAGTAGATGCGGTACCTCACCTGCTTTGCGGTGGTTTTACCAAAGAAGAAACGGAGTATGCACTGATTGACCTACAGTTTTTGGGTATAGACAACGTTTTAGTGTTGCGTGGTGATGCCCGTAAAACCGATTCGGGCTTTATTCCTACACAAGGCGGCCATTGCTATGCAACGGAATTGCTGGAGCAGGTGACCAATATGAATAACGGTATTTATCTGCACGAGTACCAGGATTCATCGTACAAAACGGATTTTTGTATTGGCGTGGCGGCATACCCCGAAAAACATTTTGAGGCACCTAACCTGAAAACAGACTTTAAATACCTAAAAAAGAAGGTAGAGGGAGGTGCGCAGTTTATTGTAACGCAAATGTTTTTTGATGTAAGTAAGTACAAAGCTTTTGTTAACCAATGCCGGGCCGAGGGAATCAACATTCCAATCATCCCTGGATTAAAACCGTTGACTACAGCCAAGCAGCTCATCAACCTGCCTAAAATATTTCATATCGATATTCCGGAAGATTTATGCGATGCGGTGCATGCCTGCAAAAGCGATAAAGAGGTAAAAGAAGTAGGCATTGAGTGGATGATTAACCAGTGTAAAGAACTGGTTGAATTTGGCGCCCCGGTACTTCACTTTTATACCATGGGTAACGCCGAGCCTACCAAAAGAATTGCACGGGAGATTTTCTAA
- the thrC gene encoding threonine synthase, whose protein sequence is MKLYSTNNPASAVSFKDAVFNSMPQDKGLYMPVQINCLPNSFFEQLPKLTLPQIAFEVAHHLLGDAIPENDLRNLINDAVNFDAPVVKLQEDVYVLELFHGPSLAFKDFGARFMSRVMSYFLEEGEKQLDVLVATSGDTGGAVALGFLGVPNTRVTILYPKGKVSDIQELQLTTNGQNIRALQIDGTFDDCQALVKQAFVDDELNEAFRLTSANSINIARLIPQTFYYFNAYAQLLREGKSNVAFCVPSGNFGNIGAGLLAWKMGLPVAKFIAATNANDTVPAYFKTGMYEPKPSVQTIANAMDVGNPSNWARIADMFKEDAEALKQLVESHSYTDEQTHQAIKDVYNSYDYVVCPHTAIAWRALTDWQQNHPGITGVFLSTAHPCKFPDVFSEPIASKVDVPEQVRALASREKHAVSLNKDFASFKNYLLSNG, encoded by the coding sequence ATGAAATTATATAGTACCAATAATCCGGCGTCGGCGGTGTCTTTCAAAGACGCTGTATTTAACAGTATGCCGCAGGATAAAGGCTTATACATGCCGGTGCAAATTAACTGCCTGCCTAACAGTTTTTTTGAACAGCTGCCTAAGCTAACCTTACCGCAAATTGCCTTCGAGGTAGCTCATCATCTGTTAGGCGATGCCATTCCGGAAAATGACTTGCGCAACCTGATTAATGATGCCGTTAATTTTGATGCCCCTGTAGTAAAGCTGCAAGAGGACGTATATGTGCTCGAGCTTTTCCACGGACCTTCGCTGGCTTTTAAGGATTTTGGTGCTCGCTTTATGAGCCGGGTAATGAGTTACTTTTTAGAGGAAGGCGAGAAGCAGTTAGACGTACTAGTAGCCACCTCGGGCGATACCGGCGGAGCCGTAGCCTTAGGCTTTTTAGGGGTGCCGAACACGCGGGTAACCATCTTATATCCTAAAGGCAAAGTAAGCGACATACAGGAATTGCAACTCACCACTAACGGGCAAAACATTCGTGCCCTGCAAATTGACGGTACTTTTGATGATTGCCAGGCTTTGGTAAAGCAGGCTTTTGTGGATGATGAACTGAATGAAGCTTTCCGGTTAACCTCCGCAAACTCTATCAACATTGCTAGGTTGATTCCGCAAACCTTCTACTATTTTAATGCTTATGCGCAACTGCTGCGTGAGGGTAAAAGCAATGTAGCTTTTTGTGTGCCCAGCGGTAATTTTGGTAATATTGGTGCCGGTTTGCTGGCCTGGAAAATGGGTTTGCCGGTGGCCAAATTTATTGCAGCTACTAATGCTAACGATACCGTACCTGCCTATTTTAAAACCGGTATGTATGAACCTAAACCCTCGGTGCAAACCATTGCCAACGCGATGGATGTAGGTAACCCCAGCAACTGGGCCCGCATCGCCGATATGTTTAAAGAGGATGCTGAGGCGTTAAAGCAACTGGTAGAAAGCCATAGCTATACTGATGAGCAAACCCACCAGGCTATTAAGGACGTATACAATAGCTACGATTATGTAGTTTGTCCGCACACGGCTATTGCCTGGCGTGCGCTTACCGATTGGCAGCAAAACCATCCGGGTATTACCGGCGTGTTTTTGTCTACTGCACATCCATGTAAATTTCCGGATGTTTTCTCCGAGCCTATCGCATCTAAAGTAGATGTGCCCGAGCAGGTACGTGCTTTGGCCAGCCGCGAGAAGCATGCCGTATCTTTGAATAAGGATTTTGCATCGTTTAAAAACTATTTGCTGAGTAACGGTTAA
- a CDS encoding four helix bundle protein: MIFTNLDVWKEARTLVKMVYATTSLFPKEERFGLQSQIKRSVISIPSNIAEGCGRNSLKETLQFFFIARGSAYELEAQLYLSFDLNFITEEQLSSLLKQLETVRKLLGGLVNYFRAQLKSQVTQPATKNPQLNKP, from the coding sequence ATGATTTTTACAAATTTAGATGTATGGAAAGAAGCACGAACCTTAGTTAAGATGGTATACGCAACAACATCTCTTTTTCCAAAAGAAGAACGTTTTGGCCTACAATCGCAAATCAAACGTTCGGTTATATCAATCCCATCAAATATTGCCGAAGGTTGCGGGCGAAACTCTTTGAAAGAAACTTTGCAGTTTTTCTTTATAGCACGAGGGTCAGCTTACGAATTAGAGGCACAATTATATCTTTCTTTTGATTTGAATTTCATAACAGAAGAACAATTAAGTTCTTTGCTGAAACAACTTGAAACAGTTAGAAAATTACTTGGGGGACTTGTAAATTATTTTAGAGCACAATTAAAAAGTCAAGTCACGCAACCCGCAACAAAGAACCCGCAACTGAACAAACCATGA
- the rsgA gene encoding ribosome small subunit-dependent GTPase A: MQGIVTKSTGSWYQVQTLDGQRYDCRIKGKFRIKGLTTTNPVAVGDKVDFDLEPEQQQGVINKLYERKNYIIRKSINLSKQAQIIAANLDQAFLVVTLASPRTSLGFIDRFLVTAEAYDIPASLIFNKLDMFSDEGLEILAEYKSIYQNLGYPCHEVSALKGTNIPHLITLLKDKITLFSGHSGVGKSSLMNAILPDLDIRTMEVSEWSDKGMHTTTFAEMYDLPGGGSIIDTPGIRELGVIDIEKQELSHFFPEMRDRMHSCRFHNCRHINEPGCAVLDALENGEIEPSRYESYLSIYNGNDTRS, translated from the coding sequence ATGCAAGGCATCGTAACTAAATCAACCGGCAGCTGGTACCAGGTGCAAACACTTGATGGGCAAAGGTACGATTGTCGCATTAAAGGCAAATTCCGTATCAAAGGCCTTACCACTACCAACCCTGTTGCTGTGGGCGATAAGGTTGATTTTGATTTGGAGCCTGAGCAACAGCAAGGTGTAATTAATAAGCTTTACGAGCGTAAAAACTACATCATCCGTAAATCTATCAACCTGTCTAAACAGGCGCAGATTATTGCGGCTAATCTGGACCAGGCTTTTCTGGTGGTTACGCTGGCATCACCCCGTACCTCGTTAGGTTTTATAGACCGCTTTTTAGTAACGGCCGAAGCTTATGATATACCCGCCAGCCTGATTTTTAACAAGCTGGATATGTTTAGCGATGAAGGCCTGGAAATTTTAGCGGAGTATAAGAGTATTTACCAAAATTTGGGCTACCCCTGCCACGAAGTATCTGCTTTAAAAGGCACGAACATTCCACATTTGATTACACTGCTAAAAGATAAGATTACGCTCTTCTCGGGCCACTCGGGCGTTGGTAAATCCAGCTTGATGAACGCCATACTGCCCGATTTGGATATACGTACGATGGAAGTATCTGAATGGAGCGATAAAGGGATGCACACCACTACCTTTGCCGAAATGTATGACCTGCCAGGCGGTGGTTCAATTATTGATACGCCAGGTATCCGTGAGCTGGGCGTTATTGATATCGAAAAGCAGGAGCTTAGCCATTTTTTTCCGGAAATGCGCGACCGGATGCACAGTTGCCGCTTTCATAACTGCCGGCACATTAACGAGCCGGGATGCGCAGTATTGGATGCATTAGAAAACGGCGAAATTGAACCATCACGGTACGAAAGCTACCTAAGCATATATAACGGAAATGACACCCGGTCGTAG